In Triplophysa rosa linkage group LG2, Trosa_1v2, whole genome shotgun sequence, the genomic window TTCCGGGGTTGTAGCGCCCTCTATATAACATTAGAAGTACGCCAACATGTGATGCATGTAGAATCAGGacaaaataaaatgcttttataAAGTAGGAttaatgcatttaataaaaatactattataatAAATTTTGTAATGTACAGAAAAGTAAAAGATGAGGCCTAGTATATTTGTTGTCCGCAGCAGAAAGAATAGAGAGAgtatgaaacaagaggttcaatgtacatgcatttggcagacctTCCAATCCAAACCGAGTTTACATTCaagcattgttttatatttgattgactattttacatttaatatagAGATTTTATTTAGAGAATTTTAGAATGTCAGCATCGTATGCATGAATTTGACAAGTTCTgcaataaatgtaaaagtattaaaatgttatttcaacattttaacaataaatgtatttcttctttGCCAGattatttcttcttttattatcTGCTAAATCTACATCCACCAGGAAGCCATTATAGACaggaatgaaaaataaaataagttctGGCGAGAAATTATAACGATGTGTAGTGATAaagtgtttatttgtcaacGTTGATTTATAAGCCATTGTTTACTTTCAATTATGACGAAAACAAGTTATCTGTGTTACACTTACCAGAACCCGCTGTTCTTGTGAACGTTGTAAACGTGTAAACAGATCCTAGGCATCAGGTGTGAAGGTGCTTACGTGTCTGTTTTGAACATTTTCCCAAGACACGTAACCTCTTTTAGAAATATGGTAaaagtcagagagagagagggggagagagagagagagagagatagagagagaggggtTTTATAGCATAGAATTGAACTTGCTTTATGGTTACACGTGTTTAAAAACTAATCGTATTTCCTTGTCAGAACACAAGGGGGACACGTTGCATGTTGTCATTAAAGCCGTTTCTTTTTGCGCTCGGTCTAGTTGCTTTTACGCAAAAGTGGATTCTGTGGAAACGCTCAGGGAGTCGGAAAGCGACGCCCGTACAGCTTTACTACATAACTGTCTCATTCTCTCGGCTCTACTGtatgaaacacaactgaatgACTAAGAATAGCTTTATAGCTTTACAAGATTCAAGTAGACCGAGTAGCTACTCAGactacagtggttctcaaactggggccgtggcctcctggggagccccaagatggttccagggggggccacagattttgtggcattttagaaatatagatatttatcatacattttgtgcaatcaaacaccAGAAAAACagcaccaccaaccaaaagaattgatgttttagcattgttttactgaatattttcttggtttaattaaaattttaagtttaagattataagtctttatttgggggaccgcaaagcaatgcactctacacaaagggggccttacaacaaaaagtttgagaaccactggactACATAATGTaagttttattataataattgcaTTATTCCAATAGCTCAGGTTCGGGTTAGGCtactttatttgttttggtttGCAGTGGACCGGTTCATACATTTTGACGCACTTTTACCAAACAACACAAGTAGTGGACAACTACTTCATTTCAAATTCTTATAATCACTAAAACCACTtgaactaaatataaaataaaatggaataaaTAGTCTAAAAATCTCCAAGCAATGACATACAAAATATGTAATTTGCACGTATTTGATCAAGTATGCAGAAATGTATATCGTTAAATCATTAAtatgtgtttattattatttttcagttcaaaacatataattattataaataaaacaataaattatttgGTATTATATCAGTGCATACCTTACTAAAAGATCAGGTATAAGTTACCCACATAAAAATAAGCCTAGGCTACTGTAGGCATATTAAACTGTGATACTGTAGCATAAAAATAACACTACAGAATTTTTCAAATGGTTGTACCAGCAGGGTGggataaacattttgtcaaatttACTCAACGTAGTTTTTGGTTTAAACACCTGTCTATACAGAAACTGGCACAACTCCACCCTGAGTGACAACTATCCCCGATCTATTAATCCATGTGTAACTTTAGGCGGTCATCTTTTTTTTAGTTCAATCATCTGTTCAAGTCTCGATGTGACATCACCACGCTCTCGACCAATCACCGAGTTCCGTGTATGCGCCCCGATCGCTTCCTTGTTTTCGGACTTGTCATGTCGCGATTGGTTAGAAAGCGTGTCAGCGTTTGAATGAGACTCCCTGTATCGCTCTTTCTGTTATGTAGATAGATGCAAGCCGTGATAATGGGACAATTAAGAGTTATTTCTGTCCTTCtggattttattttgttatttgtcaTGTGCGCTGGTCGTGATGTGGACTCGAGCTATGTCACGTGTGGGTCTCTTGTTAAACTGATGAACACCCGGCACAGCGTCAGACTTCATTCGCATGATGTCAAATATGGCTCAGGTATTCAATATAATCTAGTTTAAAATGATGCTAATTTACTATTTCGTCAGCttgtttaatttcatttggCTCCtcttattgtgatcagtgtagTAGCAGCTGGTGCATGCATTAGCCAGGATGCTAATAACTAATGTTACCAATATGGCCAATCATCAGTTATTAGTGAAGTATATCTTTCTGACCCTAGCGGTTTTATGTTTGTtggttagttagttagttattATGGTTAAGAATTGGTTACTATTTGAGAGGTAAATGTAACTATGACGACAGGTGCACCTGCAATTGACATCACAGTTATACCATGCCTTTTTGATGTACCATTGAAACTTTAGGTTCAGTACTTAGGTttagtgtatttgtgtgttaagTTAATGgaaacaaatatacatttttaatccaACTCTATAGGTAGTGGCCAGCAATCGGTAACTGGTGTGGATTCAGCTGATGATGCCAACAGCTACTGGCGTATCCGAGAAATCCCCAATGGCCTTTGCCAGCGTGGAGAGCCCATTCGATGTGATCAGGCAATACGAATCACACATTTGAAGACTGGCCGCAACTTACACTCGCATCACTTCAGCTCACCACTGTCTAACAACCaggtatttttttacataaacatttaagCATGGAAATAGATTTCCAATGGCCCCAGATAGTATTTGGTTATTAAAATCACTCTTTAATGTTATTGCATAgtgttcactgtaaaaaaaagcccACACAACAAAAAGATTTTTGTTTTCCCCtagcttttttgtttacacaacTTTTGATCAAGTAGTTTATCTCGACTAAATTTTCTTATAAATTACAACAAAGTAAAATCAGTTGAACCAACTTGAAATAACTGGACAAAAAGCAAATTTGTGAGTTCACTCAACAGTGGATTTAAGTCCACCCAA contains:
- the sdf2l1 gene encoding stromal cell-derived factor 2-like protein 1; this translates as MQAVIMGQLRVISVLLDFILLFVMCAGRDVDSSYVTCGSLVKLMNTRHSVRLHSHDVKYGSGSGQQSVTGVDSADDANSYWRIREIPNGLCQRGEPIRCDQAIRITHLKTGRNLHSHHFSSPLSNNQEVSAFGENGEGDGLDVWAVQCSGTYWERDDDVRFKHVGTEVFLSITGEQYGHPIRGQREVHGMSSPNHHNYWKVMEGVFIQPSSDPVHHDEL